From Etheostoma spectabile isolate EspeVRDwgs_2016 chromosome 19, UIUC_Espe_1.0, whole genome shotgun sequence, the proteins below share one genomic window:
- the zgc:92594 gene encoding E3 ubiquitin/ISG15 ligase TRIM25: protein MATAQSEHSSVLKEELTCPVCLDLYRDPHLLPCGHNFCKTCLDRLKRQADRGRFRCPECRESHRCGINFQKNFKLANISDDYRHRCRSTTAAATALKSRELLSSSLSAQQAKCLFAVPCDYCPSVSAEASGISAAGEGSSAASVSQEEGYKQEATAAESMFAVKTCLKCEVSMCQEHVKPHLELPAFREHPLTEPMNDFWKRKCPDHDEIYRYYCMDDKICVCNACTIEGGHSGHTIKTLKNTMKDLKGTLDKQLYRVERKYSMAEKKLQEQREKERQNKKFMDDSEQCLTRLGEEMKAKILRFVTRLRECARTHSDTNGPAIQKNIFKISQDQVRLQEVRCGIESLMQESDPFRFIEAHRTTGKQCRRQLRKDMYYPEYVDMETEVLGVMMEDEMRKFLDEELPCHIVAAINSLCHLSDHEEEDQEENEEEAVEDEDDDDDDDSSEEMRSEGEEEDDEEDDDEEGNDQSGLADDLYSPGEEDEEEEEGEEEDEEDDEEDENEEEEDEEE from the exons ATGGCCACAGCCCAGTCAGAGCATTCCAGCGTCTTGAAAGAGGAGCTTACCTGCCCAGTGTGCCTGGACTTGTACCGCGACCCCCACTTGCTTCCTTGCGGCCACAACTTCTGCAAGACCTGCCTGGATCGTCTAAAGCGGCAAGCAGATCGCGGTCGCTTCCGCTGCCCAGAATGCCGCGAAAGCCATCGGTGTGGCATCAACTTCCAGAAAAACTTCAAACTAGCAAATATTTCTGACGACTACCGTCACCGATGCAGATCTACTACTGCAGCTGCTACAGCTTTAAAATCCAGGGAGTTGCTGTCGTCTTCTCTGTCAGCGCAGCAAGCCAAGTGTCTGTTTGCTGTTCCATGTGACTACTGCCCTTCAGTTTCCGCAGAGGCATCGGGCATCAGTGCTGCTGGAGAAGGGTCTTCTGCTGCTTCTGTTTCTCAGGAAGAGGGTTACAAACAGGAAGCCACTGCTGCTGAGTCAATGTTTGCAGTCAAGACGTGCCTGAAGTGTGAGGTGTCAATGTGCCAGGAGCATGTCAAGCCACATCTTGAACTCCCGGCGTTCCGCGAGCATCCACTGACAGAACCGATGAACGACTTCTGGAAGAGGAAGTGCCCAGATCATGATGAGATATATAG ATATTACTGCATGGATGACAAGATATGCGTGTGCAACGCCTGCACCATAGAAGGAGGACACTCGGGACACACAATTAAGACCcttaaaaacacaatgaaagATCTCAAG GGCACGCTGGATAAGCAGCTGTACAGGGTTGAAAGGAAGTACAGCATGGCAGAGAAAAAACtccaggagcagagagagaaagagagacaaaataaG AAGTTTATGGACGACTCTGAGCAGTGCTTGACCAGGCTGGGGGAGGAGATGAAGGCCAAAATACTCAGATTTGTCACCAGATTGCGAGAATGCGCACGCACTCATTCTGACACCAACGGGCCGGCGATTCAGAAGAACATCTTCAAGATCAGCCAGGACCAGGTCCGTCTCCAGGAAGTCCGCTGTGGCATCGAAAGCCTCATGCAGGAAAGCGACCCTTTCCGCTTTATTGAG GCACACCGGACAACAGGAAAACA GTGCCGTAGGCAGCTAAGAAAAGACATGTACTACCCAGAATACGTCGACATGGAGACGGAGGTTCTTGGAGTGATGATGGAGGACGAAATGAGAAAATTCCTTGATGAGGAGCTACCGTGTCACATTGTTGCTGCCATTAACTCCCTGT GTCACCTGTCGGATCATGAGGAAGAGGACCAAGAGGAGAATGAGGAAGAGGCTGTGGAGGATGaagacgacgacgacgacgacgacagCAGCGAGGAAATGAGGAgcgagggggaggaagaggatgatgaGGAAGACGATGACGAGGAAGGAAATGACCAGAGTGGGCTGGCTGACGATCTTTACAGCCCAGGggaggaagacgaggaggaggaagagggtgaAGAGGAAGACGAGGAAGACGATGAAGAGGACGAGAACgaagaagaggaggacgaggaggagtgA
- the LOC116706925 gene encoding sterile alpha motif domain-containing protein 9 isoform X2, producing MELMSEEEIDEILHVFLSEHVQQNPMSTSTKLFSYLALLNAYIPEAYLLKTEYQKILGPPEPIHGGPPFEERMKPFTYFINTSSPNPEQISMHTVIAQRAVELLAREGNFRSDIMKKFMSSLCGDQTQPYILPFIKDLLTKREMGKNGKGKFSRLIIDMLDKENFKKTVHVLNKASNKLRQNSIFPQTISRLYYMKGGIINYKKAEKWAKEAIKRAPKNSYVADTLGQIYKNCLIRNANGLEDILHMAEKAFEAFKDVESKAENEEGPEMKDTAGTVSISNSFNNRGLFGFIQVAKTAFEKLNKGPSYHLKKHGFIEKLKPEVEIKFDFFEWYLAYSKPNKTSSEPYYFWKDIVICYKLYTTKNAAESTSFPGLLDLLNHGLFTSKGRCVKFEEAEETVSELEAIRDHLKTTYEANVDDVKEAERYILSNIILSNKMQNSLQHTPVTELQAIIHRFLGTEVGHRSPQFYLLVLLLFWPEEEPWVVQEEDDEEVEQKATEDDESEDKTWEDEDSNGDQETRTEPAQLSLDLMFGPDLQQSVTFMEKAFERAKYAKYLRGRYLLPLFFLGTGSGLSKWIHRSRLDAIVEKRVDAKLADDYDKTNKNKLRRINEMWNNGEVWRVPEIQDMLLPIRVEPCHSSTMPHVHEKEQVFICVGGQKIMDFKQPKVPLLSPMPYYLGFTIRGPVVFKVGHP from the coding sequence ATGGAGTTGATGTCGGAGGAAGAGATTGACGAGATCCTGCACGTTTTTCTCTCCGAGCATGTGCAACAAAACCCAATGTCCACCAGCACAAAACTATTCTCTTATTTGGCACTGCTAAATGCATACATTCCTGAGGCCTATCTTCTCAAAACTGAGTATCAGAAGATCCTTGGACCACCTGAGCCCATCCATGGAGGCCCCCCCTTTGAAGAAAGAATGAAGCCTTTTACGTATTTTATCAACACATCCAGTCCAAACCCTGAACAAATATCTATGCACACAGTGATTGCACAGCGTGCTGTTGAATTACTAGCTCGGGAAGGGAATTTCAGGAGTGATATAATGAAGAAGTTTATGTCTTCACTTTGTGGAGATCAGACCCAACCATATATACTCCCGTTCATCAAAGATTTGttgacaaagagagaaatgggAAAAAATGGTAAAGGAAAATTTTCCAGATTAATTATAGATATGCTAGACAAagagaattttaaaaaaacagtgcatGTCTTGAACAAGGCATCAAATAAATTAAGACAGAACTCCATTTTTCCCCAAACTATTTCCCGTCTTTATTATATGAAAGGAGGCATCATTAACtataaaaaagctgaaaaatggGCAAAGGAAGCCATTAAAAGAGCTCCAAAGAACTCTTATGTGGCTGACACTCTCGGGCAGATATACAAAAACTGTTTGATAAGGAATGCCAACGGACTGGAGGACATCTTGCACATGGCAGAAAAGGCTTTCGAAGCCTTTAAAGATGTGGAGAGCAAAGCTGAGAATGAAGAGGGCCCAGAAATGAAGGACACAGCTGGTACTGTAAGCATTTCAAATTCTTTCAACAACAGAGGCCTCTTTGGCTTTATTCAAGTGGCAAAGACAGCCTTTGAGAAACTGAATAAAGGACCATCTTATCATTTAAAGAAACACGGTTTCATTGAAAAGTTAAAACCGGAAGTGGAAATcaagtttgacttttttgaatGGTACCTAGCCTACTCCAAGCCTAACAAGACGTCCTCAGAGCCGTATTACTTTTGGAAGGACATTGTAATTTGTTACAAACTGTACACAACAAAAAACGCAGCTGAATCCACCAGCTTTCCAGGTCTTCTAGATCTCCTGAATCACGGCCTTTTCACATCAAAAGGACGATGTGTTAAGTTTGAGGAGGCAGAGGAAACAGTGTCTGAATTAGAGGCAATCCGAGATCATTTGAAAACCACATACGAGGCAAATGTTGACGATGTCAAAGAAGCTGAGAGGTACATCCTCTCCAACATCATCTTGAGCAACAAGATGCAAAACTCTTTGCAGCACACTCCAGTGACAGAACTCCAAGCAATAATTCACAGATTCCTGGGCACAGAAGTTGGGCATAGAAGCCCTCAGTTTTACCTTTTGGTTCTGCTGTTGTTTTGGCCTGAGGAAGAGCCTTGGGTGGTGCAAGAAGAGGATGATGAAGAAGTGGAACAGAAGGCCACAGAGGACGACGAGTCAGAAGACAAAACCTGGGAGGATGAGGACAGCAATGGGGATCAAGAAACAAGAACAGAGCCTGCACAACTATCCCTTGACCTCATGTTTGGTCCTGACCTGCAACAGAGTGTCACATTCATGGAGAAAGCGTTTGAGAGAGCTAAGTATGCCAAGTACCTTCGAGGCCGGTACCTTTTGCCTCTGTTTTTTCTGGGGACAGGCTCTGGACTGAGTAAATGGATTCACAGATCAAGGTTGGATGCAATCGTGGAAAAAAGGGTGGATGCCAAACTAGCTGATGattatgacaaaacaaataagaaTAAATTGAGGCGCATCAATGAAATGTGGAACAATGGGGAAGTGTGGCGAGTCCCAGAAATCCAAGACATGCTTCTCCCAATCCGAGTAGAGCCATGCCACTCTTCCACCATGCCACATGTGCATGAAAAAGAGcaagtgtttatttgtgttggaGGGCAGAAAATAATGGACTTTAAACAACCTAAAGTTCCATTGTTGAGCCCAATGCCTTACTATCTTGGCTTCACAATTCGGGGTCCCGTTGTCTTCAAAGTGGGACATCCTTAA
- the LOC116706925 gene encoding sterile alpha motif domain-containing protein 9 isoform X1, whose protein sequence is MSKGNVMELMSEEEIDEILHVFLSEHVQQNPMSTSTKLFSYLALLNAYIPEAYLLKTEYQKILGPPEPIHGGPPFEERMKPFTYFINTSSPNPEQISMHTVIAQRAVELLAREGNFRSDIMKKFMSSLCGDQTQPYILPFIKDLLTKREMGKNGKGKFSRLIIDMLDKENFKKTVHVLNKASNKLRQNSIFPQTISRLYYMKGGIINYKKAEKWAKEAIKRAPKNSYVADTLGQIYKNCLIRNANGLEDILHMAEKAFEAFKDVESKAENEEGPEMKDTAGTVSISNSFNNRGLFGFIQVAKTAFEKLNKGPSYHLKKHGFIEKLKPEVEIKFDFFEWYLAYSKPNKTSSEPYYFWKDIVICYKLYTTKNAAESTSFPGLLDLLNHGLFTSKGRCVKFEEAEETVSELEAIRDHLKTTYEANVDDVKEAERYILSNIILSNKMQNSLQHTPVTELQAIIHRFLGTEVGHRSPQFYLLVLLLFWPEEEPWVVQEEDDEEVEQKATEDDESEDKTWEDEDSNGDQETRTEPAQLSLDLMFGPDLQQSVTFMEKAFERAKYAKYLRGRYLLPLFFLGTGSGLSKWIHRSRLDAIVEKRVDAKLADDYDKTNKNKLRRINEMWNNGEVWRVPEIQDMLLPIRVEPCHSSTMPHVHEKEQVFICVGGQKIMDFKQPKVPLLSPMPYYLGFTIRGPVVFKVGHP, encoded by the coding sequence ATGTCTAAGGGTAACGTCATGGAGTTGATGTCGGAGGAAGAGATTGACGAGATCCTGCACGTTTTTCTCTCCGAGCATGTGCAACAAAACCCAATGTCCACCAGCACAAAACTATTCTCTTATTTGGCACTGCTAAATGCATACATTCCTGAGGCCTATCTTCTCAAAACTGAGTATCAGAAGATCCTTGGACCACCTGAGCCCATCCATGGAGGCCCCCCCTTTGAAGAAAGAATGAAGCCTTTTACGTATTTTATCAACACATCCAGTCCAAACCCTGAACAAATATCTATGCACACAGTGATTGCACAGCGTGCTGTTGAATTACTAGCTCGGGAAGGGAATTTCAGGAGTGATATAATGAAGAAGTTTATGTCTTCACTTTGTGGAGATCAGACCCAACCATATATACTCCCGTTCATCAAAGATTTGttgacaaagagagaaatgggAAAAAATGGTAAAGGAAAATTTTCCAGATTAATTATAGATATGCTAGACAAagagaattttaaaaaaacagtgcatGTCTTGAACAAGGCATCAAATAAATTAAGACAGAACTCCATTTTTCCCCAAACTATTTCCCGTCTTTATTATATGAAAGGAGGCATCATTAACtataaaaaagctgaaaaatggGCAAAGGAAGCCATTAAAAGAGCTCCAAAGAACTCTTATGTGGCTGACACTCTCGGGCAGATATACAAAAACTGTTTGATAAGGAATGCCAACGGACTGGAGGACATCTTGCACATGGCAGAAAAGGCTTTCGAAGCCTTTAAAGATGTGGAGAGCAAAGCTGAGAATGAAGAGGGCCCAGAAATGAAGGACACAGCTGGTACTGTAAGCATTTCAAATTCTTTCAACAACAGAGGCCTCTTTGGCTTTATTCAAGTGGCAAAGACAGCCTTTGAGAAACTGAATAAAGGACCATCTTATCATTTAAAGAAACACGGTTTCATTGAAAAGTTAAAACCGGAAGTGGAAATcaagtttgacttttttgaatGGTACCTAGCCTACTCCAAGCCTAACAAGACGTCCTCAGAGCCGTATTACTTTTGGAAGGACATTGTAATTTGTTACAAACTGTACACAACAAAAAACGCAGCTGAATCCACCAGCTTTCCAGGTCTTCTAGATCTCCTGAATCACGGCCTTTTCACATCAAAAGGACGATGTGTTAAGTTTGAGGAGGCAGAGGAAACAGTGTCTGAATTAGAGGCAATCCGAGATCATTTGAAAACCACATACGAGGCAAATGTTGACGATGTCAAAGAAGCTGAGAGGTACATCCTCTCCAACATCATCTTGAGCAACAAGATGCAAAACTCTTTGCAGCACACTCCAGTGACAGAACTCCAAGCAATAATTCACAGATTCCTGGGCACAGAAGTTGGGCATAGAAGCCCTCAGTTTTACCTTTTGGTTCTGCTGTTGTTTTGGCCTGAGGAAGAGCCTTGGGTGGTGCAAGAAGAGGATGATGAAGAAGTGGAACAGAAGGCCACAGAGGACGACGAGTCAGAAGACAAAACCTGGGAGGATGAGGACAGCAATGGGGATCAAGAAACAAGAACAGAGCCTGCACAACTATCCCTTGACCTCATGTTTGGTCCTGACCTGCAACAGAGTGTCACATTCATGGAGAAAGCGTTTGAGAGAGCTAAGTATGCCAAGTACCTTCGAGGCCGGTACCTTTTGCCTCTGTTTTTTCTGGGGACAGGCTCTGGACTGAGTAAATGGATTCACAGATCAAGGTTGGATGCAATCGTGGAAAAAAGGGTGGATGCCAAACTAGCTGATGattatgacaaaacaaataagaaTAAATTGAGGCGCATCAATGAAATGTGGAACAATGGGGAAGTGTGGCGAGTCCCAGAAATCCAAGACATGCTTCTCCCAATCCGAGTAGAGCCATGCCACTCTTCCACCATGCCACATGTGCATGAAAAAGAGcaagtgtttatttgtgttggaGGGCAGAAAATAATGGACTTTAAACAACCTAAAGTTCCATTGTTGAGCCCAATGCCTTACTATCTTGGCTTCACAATTCGGGGTCCCGTTGTCTTCAAAGTGGGACATCCTTAA